One Aegilops tauschii subsp. strangulata cultivar AL8/78 chromosome 7, Aet v6.0, whole genome shotgun sequence genomic window carries:
- the LOC109761340 gene encoding uncharacterized protein isoform X3 encodes MDPRGGITQMELEYLAHDEDAEPIALPFQLLEKITDYFSHELIIGRGGFAVVYKAVLDNGIVAVKKLSNTHMYEEQFQGEVQCLMKVKHKNIVRFLGYCADTQGNISDYKGKMVMADVQQRLLCFEYLPKGSLDGYITDSPGELNWRKRYDMIKGICEGLHYLHQNNILHLDLTPGNILLDEDMMPKITDFGLSRCFEEDQTGVITKNVAGTRGYLAPECYNKEIILTHKFDLYSLGVIMIEILTGKKGCQVTIENWDQIRVCAKIGMECTEVDPAKRPASMKHIIDCLAEIECSTHVIPAGGTRELLLVHPSVICFPFEPNKAITCPLQLTNNTDKHVAFRLMDNSMESSFLRLPLYDVVPPNTPYTLIVTTQKKEDLPRKYIIDVILQSATLILGDDDHINTFRSQPDKFFQETGNDVQVVKQKALYTLTHIATSFSKPILSTVKVHVYIEMHLSCLDTNRAKQWIIIGDENGHVGFWDYPTQKKVDALKVSASRVTCIRFIERKQWIVAGTEDGYLHVYSYETRFQKITSLRVGAIENLESRAAHTHLAIHPTQPYLLSVYGFKVKLWDWDVGWECIQTFENEELMTILRVAFNPNDTFATASMDCTVEVWSLDSPEFIYTLVGHSSIVNCLDFFTCDDQEYLVTGSHDQTAKIWDLQKMMCIHTLEAFVSPVMSLLYQPDLQILITGSQDGAIYLWSTRNCGHTWISTLLADKQNSHRNYSCPPALNRIIKVGCAGAVYHLACVMGGLLIGKENAVAIIDVDDVNYQEQPTDKSEQQLSACTTHHAGDMSKCYNQEATNPQYKVEPKVTTQLWFSRSGCKWPNVRRHNSDCDEFSGQEKAWSKSKLLDVHPLELRFPYCPNEPIPCSLHLTNNTDENVAFRLVDKSGKSPWCFTKLPLCGIVPHGSTYTLTVTMKEEMKLKEETDFDLVIQSSLLGDKYIEVFNDQSESDTFFKEAKLFGNMVHEVTLKAVYVQYGEITSENISVKYNPDSLWSLDAHPTEPWILTGHNSGYARIWNNEMKFLINSFKVSDQDAVSCVKFIARKQLIVAMTDLAHLHVYDCSCVTKIEKISFERGDYGTSTLLAVHPILPYVLASGLVLLNWDLSWKTTRIFESEAVTAETVVFNTRDTNSFASGSYDGEVQVWRLDSSDPEYSLIGHLKKVTCLDFVTCGDQQYLISGSYDSTVKIWDLQKRECICTLEAMSPVHCVLAHPNLPVIITGTEHGIIHLWNSTDFRLKRTISLGGGGPVITLGCLMGSPRVVIGQENAFFAMDIHDDWGGQPQGRDNFIGLLGSSLEEALPAKRHRQW; translated from the exons ATGGATCCCCGAGGTGGTATAACACAAATGGAGCTGGAGTACTTGGCACACGATGAAGATGCAGAGCCCATTGCCCTGCCATTCCAACTTTTGGAGAAAATCACAGATTATTTTTCTCACGAGTTGATAATTGGAAGAGGTGGCTTTGCGGTGGTTTATAAG GCAGTGCTTGATAATGGCATTGTCGCTGTGAAGAAGTTGTCAAATACGCACATGTATGAGGAGCAATTCCAGGGTGAGGTGCAATGTCTCATGAAGGTGAAACACAAAAACATTGTACGATTTCTCGGATATTGCGCCGACACACAAGGGAATATTTCGGACTACAAAGGGAAAATGGTTATGGCAGATGTACAGCAGCGGTTGCTCTGCTTTGAATATCTACCTAAAGGAAGTCTTGATGGTTATATAACAG ATTCACCTGGAGAACTTAACTGGAGAAAGCGATACGATATGATAAAGGGGATCTGTGAAGGGTTACATTATCTTCACCAGAATAATATTCTGCACTTGGATCTAACACCCGGAAATATATTATTGGATGAGGATATGATGCCGAAAATTACTGATTTCGGATTGTCAAGGTGTTTTGAGGAAGACCAAACAGGGGTCATTACTAAAAATGTGGCCGGAACGAG GGGATATTTGGCGCCGGAATGCTATAACAAGGAAATCATACTCACGCACAAGTTTGACTTATATAGTCTTGGTGTTATAATGATAGAGATATTGACCGGAAAGAAGGGGTGTCAAGTTACTATTGAGAAT TGGGATCAAATACGAGTATGTGCGAAGATTGGGATGGAGTGCACAGAAGTCGATCCGGCAAAGAGACCAGCTAGTATGAAGCACATAATCGATTGCCTTGCTGAAATAGAATGTAGTACGCATGTAATCCCAGCAGGTGGGACAAGAGAGCTTCTTCTCGTTCACCCGTCCGTGATTTGCTTCCCCTTTGAGCCCAACAAGGCTATCACGTGCCCGCTGCAGCTAACAAATAACACCGATAAGCACGTTGCATTTAGGCTTATGGATAATAGCATGGAGTCTTCCTTCCTAAGGCTGCCATTGTATGACGTTGTGCCACCTAACACACCTTACACTCTCATTGTGACAACACAAAAGAAAGAAGATCTACCACGAAAGTATATCATAGATGTGATCCTCCAAAGTGCTACCTTAATATTGGGGGATGATGATCATATAAACACTTTTCGAAGCCAGCCAGACAAGTTTTTTCAAGAGACAGGGAATGATGTACAGGTGGTGAAACAGAAAGCACTTTATACCTTGACACACATCGCAACGTCATTCTCTAAG CCAATCTTGTCCACAGTCAAG GTACACGTCTACATAGAAATGCATCTCAGTTGCTTGGACACAAACCGGGCCAAGCAGTG GATAATAATAGGAGACGAAAATGGACACGTTGGCTTTTGGGACTATCCGACACAG AAAAAAGTGGATGCGCTTAAAGTCTCAGCGAGTCGTG TTACGTGCATTAGATTCATTGAACGGAAGCAATGGATTGTTGCTGGGACAGAAGATGGGTATCTCCATGTGTACAGCTATGAAACAAGATTTCAGAAGATCACGAGTTTAAGAGTTGGTGCCATTGAGAATCTGGAGTCACGGGCTGCTCATACCCATCTGGCCATCCATCCAACCCAGCCGTATTTGTTGTCGGTGTATGGTTTTAAAGTGAAACTTTGGGACTGGGACGTGGGCTGGGAGTGCATACAAACATTTGAGAATGAAGAGCTTATGACAATACTTCGAGTCGCATTTAACCCAAATGACACATTTGCGACTGCTTCGATGGATTGCACAGTGGAG GTTTGGAGTCTTGATTCTCCCGAATTTATATACACTCTAGTAGGGCATTCGAGCATAGTGAATTGCCTGGATTTCTTCACATGTGATGATCAGGAGTATTTGGTTACTGGCTCACATGATCAGACTGCAAAG ATATGGGATCTGCAGAAGATGATGTGTATACATACACTTGAGGCTTTTGTATCTCCAGTAATGTCTCTCCTGTACCAACCCGATCTTCAGATTCTAATTACAGGTTCACAAGATGGCGCTATTTATTTGTGGAGCACCAGAAACTGCGG TCATACATGGATTTCAACTCTACTTGCTGACAAACAAAATTCCCATAGGAATTATTCATGTCCCCCGGCGCTTAATAGAatcatcaaggttggttgtgctGGAGCTGTCTACCATCTCGCATGTGTGATGGGAGG GCTTCTGATTGGAAAAGAAAATGCAGTAGCAATTATCGATGTCGATGATGTGAATTATCAGGAGCAACCAACGGATAAAAGTGAGCAGCAATTAAGTGCATGTACGACACACCATGCTGGAGACATGTCTAAG TGTTACAATCAAGAGGCCACAAATCCTCAATACAAGGTGGAGCCGAAGGTAACCACACAGCTGTGGTTCTCTCGGAGCGGCTGCAAGTGGCCAAACGTTCGGCGACACAATTCTGACTGCGATGAATTTTCTGGG CAGGAAAAAGCATGGTCCAAGAGCAAGCTACTTGATGTCCACCCGCTGGAACTCCGCTTCCCCTATTGTCCCAATGAGCCTATCCCTTGCTCACTGCACCTAACAAACAACACAGATGAAAATGTGGCATTTAGACTTGTAGACAAGAGTGGCAAGTCCCCATGGTGCTTCACAAAGTTGCCGCTGTGCGGCATTGTCCCTCATGGATCCACTTACACTTTGACTGTGACAATGAAGGAGGAGATGAAGCTAAAGGAAGAGACAGACTTTGATCTCGTTATTCAGAGCAGTTTATTGGGAGATAAGTACATCGAGGTATTCAATGACCAATCTGAGTCTGATACATTTTTCAAAGAAGCCAAACTGTTTGGGAATATGGTGCATGAAGTGACACTGAAAGCTGTTTATGTGCAGTACGGAGAGATTACATCTGAG AATATATCTGTGAAGTATAATCCTGACTCTTTGTGGTCCCTGGATGCACACCCAACAGAGCCATG GATTTTAACAGGTCATAATAGTGGATATGCTCGCATATGGAACAATGAGATGAAG TTCCTGATTAATTCGTTTAAAGTCTCAGATCAGGATGCAG TAAGCTGCGTCAAATTTATTGCAAGAAAGCAGCTGATTGTAGCTATGACAGATCTTGCTCACCTCCATGTGTACGACTGTTCATGTGTAACAAAAATCGAAAAGATCAGTTTTGAACGTGGTGATTACGGCACCAGTACACTACTAGCCGTTCATCCGATCCTACCATATGTGTTGGCATCAGGTTTAGTGCTTTTAAACTGGGACCTGAGCTGGAAGACCACACGAATATTTGAGTCTGAGGCTGTCACAGCAGAGACAGTTGTGTTTAACACAAGGGACACCAACAGTTTTGCGAGTGGGTCTTATGATGGCGAAGTGcag GTTTGGAGGCTTGATTCCTCCGACCCTGAATATTCTTTGATTGGACATTTGAAGAAGGTGACATGCCTTGACTTTGTCACATGTGGAGATCAACAGTATTTGATCAGTGGATCTTATGACTCCACTGTCAAG ATCTGGGACTTGCAGAAAAGGGAGTGCATTTGTACGCTGGAAGCCATGTCACCAGTTCATTGTGTCCTTGCCCATCCAAACCTTCCAGTTATAATTACAGGAACAGAACATGGCATCATTCATCTGTGGAACTCCACTGATTTCAG GCTCAAGAGAACCATTAGCTTAGGTGGCGGTGGACCTGTTATCACTCTCGGATGTTTGATGGGTTCACCAAG GGTTGTGATTGGACAAGAGAACGCATTTTTTGCCATGGATATCCACGATGACTGGGGCGGCCAACCCCAGGGGAGAGATAATTTCATTG GTTTGCTTGGTTCCTCTCTAGAGGAAGCGTTGCCTGCCAAGAGACATAGACAGTGGTGA
- the LOC109761340 gene encoding uncharacterized protein isoform X8, whose protein sequence is MDPRGGITQMELEYLAHDEDAEPIALPFQLLEKITDYFSHELIIGRGGFAVVYKAVLDNGIVAVKKLSNTHMYEEQFQGEVQCLMKVKHKNIVRFLGYCADTQGNISDYKGKMVMADVQQRLLCFEYLPKGSLDGYITDSPGELNWRKRYDMIKGICEGLHYLHQNNILHLDLTPGNILLDEDMMPKITDFGLSRCFEEDQTGVITKNVAGTRGYLAPECYNKEIILTHKFDLYSLGVIMIEILTGKKGCQVTIENVLQIWNNTMLDALQWDQIRVCAKIGMECTEVDPAKRPASMKHIIDCLAEIECSTHVIPAGGTRELLLVHPSVICFPFEPNKAITCPLQLTNNTDKHVAFRLMDNSMESSFLRLPLYDVVPPNTPYTLIVTTQKKEDLPRKYIIDVILQSATLILGDDDHINTFRSQPDKFFQETGNDVQVVKQKALYTLTHIATSFSKPILSTVKVHVYIEMHLSCLDTNRAKQWIIIGDENGHVGFWDYPTQKKVDALKVSASRVTCIRFIERKQWIVAGTEDGYLHVYSYETRFQKITSLRVGAIENLESRAAHTHLAIHPTQPYLLSVYGFKVKLWDWDVGWECIQTFENEELMTILRVAFNPNDTFATASMDCTVEVWSLDSPEFIYTLVGHSSIVNCLDFFTCDDQEYLVTGSHDQTAKIWDLQKMMCIHTLEAFVSPVMSLLYQPDLQILITGSQDGAIYLWSTRNCGNYSCPPALNRIIKVGCAGAVYHLACVMGGLLIGKENAVAIIDVDDVNYQEQPTDKSEQQLSACTTHHAGDMSKQEKAWSKSKLLDVHPLELRFPYCPNEPIPCSLHLTNNTDENVAFRLVDKSGKSPWCFTKLPLCGIVPHGSTYTLTVTMKEEMKLKEETDFDLVIQSSLLGDKYIEVFNDQSESDTFFKEAKLFGNMVHEVTLKAVYVQYGEITSENISVKYNPDSLWSLDAHPTEPWILTGHNSGYARIWNNEMKFLINSFKVSDQDAVSCVKFIARKQLIVAMTDLAHLHVYDCSCVTKIEKISFERGDYGTSTLLAVHPILPYVLASGLVLLNWDLSWKTTRIFESEAVTAETVVFNTRDTNSFASGSYDGEVQVWRLDSSDPEYSLIGHLKKVTCLDFVTCGDQQYLISGSYDSTVKIWDLQKRECICTLEAMSPVHCVLAHPNLPVIITGTEHGIIHLWNSTDFRLKRTISLGGGGPVITLGCLMGSPRVVIGQENAFFAMDIHDDWGGQPQGRDNFIGLLGSSLEEALPAKRHRQW, encoded by the exons ATGGATCCCCGAGGTGGTATAACACAAATGGAGCTGGAGTACTTGGCACACGATGAAGATGCAGAGCCCATTGCCCTGCCATTCCAACTTTTGGAGAAAATCACAGATTATTTTTCTCACGAGTTGATAATTGGAAGAGGTGGCTTTGCGGTGGTTTATAAG GCAGTGCTTGATAATGGCATTGTCGCTGTGAAGAAGTTGTCAAATACGCACATGTATGAGGAGCAATTCCAGGGTGAGGTGCAATGTCTCATGAAGGTGAAACACAAAAACATTGTACGATTTCTCGGATATTGCGCCGACACACAAGGGAATATTTCGGACTACAAAGGGAAAATGGTTATGGCAGATGTACAGCAGCGGTTGCTCTGCTTTGAATATCTACCTAAAGGAAGTCTTGATGGTTATATAACAG ATTCACCTGGAGAACTTAACTGGAGAAAGCGATACGATATGATAAAGGGGATCTGTGAAGGGTTACATTATCTTCACCAGAATAATATTCTGCACTTGGATCTAACACCCGGAAATATATTATTGGATGAGGATATGATGCCGAAAATTACTGATTTCGGATTGTCAAGGTGTTTTGAGGAAGACCAAACAGGGGTCATTACTAAAAATGTGGCCGGAACGAG GGGATATTTGGCGCCGGAATGCTATAACAAGGAAATCATACTCACGCACAAGTTTGACTTATATAGTCTTGGTGTTATAATGATAGAGATATTGACCGGAAAGAAGGGGTGTCAAGTTACTATTGAGAAT GTACTTCAAATTTGGAATAATACGATGTTGGATGCACTGCAGTGGGATCAAATACGAGTATGTGCGAAGATTGGGATGGAGTGCACAGAAGTCGATCCGGCAAAGAGACCAGCTAGTATGAAGCACATAATCGATTGCCTTGCTGAAATAGAATGTAGTACGCATGTAATCCCAGCAGGTGGGACAAGAGAGCTTCTTCTCGTTCACCCGTCCGTGATTTGCTTCCCCTTTGAGCCCAACAAGGCTATCACGTGCCCGCTGCAGCTAACAAATAACACCGATAAGCACGTTGCATTTAGGCTTATGGATAATAGCATGGAGTCTTCCTTCCTAAGGCTGCCATTGTATGACGTTGTGCCACCTAACACACCTTACACTCTCATTGTGACAACACAAAAGAAAGAAGATCTACCACGAAAGTATATCATAGATGTGATCCTCCAAAGTGCTACCTTAATATTGGGGGATGATGATCATATAAACACTTTTCGAAGCCAGCCAGACAAGTTTTTTCAAGAGACAGGGAATGATGTACAGGTGGTGAAACAGAAAGCACTTTATACCTTGACACACATCGCAACGTCATTCTCTAAG CCAATCTTGTCCACAGTCAAG GTACACGTCTACATAGAAATGCATCTCAGTTGCTTGGACACAAACCGGGCCAAGCAGTG GATAATAATAGGAGACGAAAATGGACACGTTGGCTTTTGGGACTATCCGACACAG AAAAAAGTGGATGCGCTTAAAGTCTCAGCGAGTCGTG TTACGTGCATTAGATTCATTGAACGGAAGCAATGGATTGTTGCTGGGACAGAAGATGGGTATCTCCATGTGTACAGCTATGAAACAAGATTTCAGAAGATCACGAGTTTAAGAGTTGGTGCCATTGAGAATCTGGAGTCACGGGCTGCTCATACCCATCTGGCCATCCATCCAACCCAGCCGTATTTGTTGTCGGTGTATGGTTTTAAAGTGAAACTTTGGGACTGGGACGTGGGCTGGGAGTGCATACAAACATTTGAGAATGAAGAGCTTATGACAATACTTCGAGTCGCATTTAACCCAAATGACACATTTGCGACTGCTTCGATGGATTGCACAGTGGAG GTTTGGAGTCTTGATTCTCCCGAATTTATATACACTCTAGTAGGGCATTCGAGCATAGTGAATTGCCTGGATTTCTTCACATGTGATGATCAGGAGTATTTGGTTACTGGCTCACATGATCAGACTGCAAAG ATATGGGATCTGCAGAAGATGATGTGTATACATACACTTGAGGCTTTTGTATCTCCAGTAATGTCTCTCCTGTACCAACCCGATCTTCAGATTCTAATTACAGGTTCACAAGATGGCGCTATTTATTTGTGGAGCACCAGAAACTGCGG GAATTATTCATGTCCCCCGGCGCTTAATAGAatcatcaaggttggttgtgctGGAGCTGTCTACCATCTCGCATGTGTGATGGGAGG GCTTCTGATTGGAAAAGAAAATGCAGTAGCAATTATCGATGTCGATGATGTGAATTATCAGGAGCAACCAACGGATAAAAGTGAGCAGCAATTAAGTGCATGTACGACACACCATGCTGGAGACATGTCTAAG CAGGAAAAAGCATGGTCCAAGAGCAAGCTACTTGATGTCCACCCGCTGGAACTCCGCTTCCCCTATTGTCCCAATGAGCCTATCCCTTGCTCACTGCACCTAACAAACAACACAGATGAAAATGTGGCATTTAGACTTGTAGACAAGAGTGGCAAGTCCCCATGGTGCTTCACAAAGTTGCCGCTGTGCGGCATTGTCCCTCATGGATCCACTTACACTTTGACTGTGACAATGAAGGAGGAGATGAAGCTAAAGGAAGAGACAGACTTTGATCTCGTTATTCAGAGCAGTTTATTGGGAGATAAGTACATCGAGGTATTCAATGACCAATCTGAGTCTGATACATTTTTCAAAGAAGCCAAACTGTTTGGGAATATGGTGCATGAAGTGACACTGAAAGCTGTTTATGTGCAGTACGGAGAGATTACATCTGAG AATATATCTGTGAAGTATAATCCTGACTCTTTGTGGTCCCTGGATGCACACCCAACAGAGCCATG GATTTTAACAGGTCATAATAGTGGATATGCTCGCATATGGAACAATGAGATGAAG TTCCTGATTAATTCGTTTAAAGTCTCAGATCAGGATGCAG TAAGCTGCGTCAAATTTATTGCAAGAAAGCAGCTGATTGTAGCTATGACAGATCTTGCTCACCTCCATGTGTACGACTGTTCATGTGTAACAAAAATCGAAAAGATCAGTTTTGAACGTGGTGATTACGGCACCAGTACACTACTAGCCGTTCATCCGATCCTACCATATGTGTTGGCATCAGGTTTAGTGCTTTTAAACTGGGACCTGAGCTGGAAGACCACACGAATATTTGAGTCTGAGGCTGTCACAGCAGAGACAGTTGTGTTTAACACAAGGGACACCAACAGTTTTGCGAGTGGGTCTTATGATGGCGAAGTGcag GTTTGGAGGCTTGATTCCTCCGACCCTGAATATTCTTTGATTGGACATTTGAAGAAGGTGACATGCCTTGACTTTGTCACATGTGGAGATCAACAGTATTTGATCAGTGGATCTTATGACTCCACTGTCAAG ATCTGGGACTTGCAGAAAAGGGAGTGCATTTGTACGCTGGAAGCCATGTCACCAGTTCATTGTGTCCTTGCCCATCCAAACCTTCCAGTTATAATTACAGGAACAGAACATGGCATCATTCATCTGTGGAACTCCACTGATTTCAG GCTCAAGAGAACCATTAGCTTAGGTGGCGGTGGACCTGTTATCACTCTCGGATGTTTGATGGGTTCACCAAG GGTTGTGATTGGACAAGAGAACGCATTTTTTGCCATGGATATCCACGATGACTGGGGCGGCCAACCCCAGGGGAGAGATAATTTCATTG GTTTGCTTGGTTCCTCTCTAGAGGAAGCGTTGCCTGCCAAGAGACATAGACAGTGGTGA